The Antarcticibacterium flavum genome contains the following window.
TTGATCACAGTGGCCAACATTCCCATGTGATCCCCCTGTACACGGTCCATACCCTTGCTGGCTCCTGCTACTCCCCTAAAAATGTTTCCTCCACCAATTACTATAGCGACTTCAACACCAAGGTCTGTTACTGATTTTATTTCTTCAGCATACTCGCTAAGGCGTTGTGGGTCTATTCCATATTGACGGTTTCCCATTAAAGCCTCGCCAGATAACTTCAGAAGAATTCTATTGTATTGCATATATATTTTATGGATGAGTGATGCAAATATAGACAATATCTTAATTTGAGGATAATCGTGTGGAATGGTTTGTATTCATATTCAAAATTTTAGGATATATTTTGCATTATGGGGGCAGCAGACGTAGTAATTTGGCGCTTTTCACACCCCTGTCATCCCGATCAATTTGGCGGGATTTTTGCTATCTTTGATCTGACTAAAATTTAAAGATAAATCTATGTTAGGATATTATGTTATTGCCGGGCTCATTTTTATAGTGAGCTTATATGTGAGTAATAAATTGAAGAGCAAATTCAAGAAATATTCACAGGTTCATTTGCAAAATGGACTTAGCGGGAAGGAGATCGCTGAAAAAATGCTGCGGGATAATGGTATTACAGATGTGAAGGTTATCTCGACCCCTGGAATGCTAACAGATCATTACGACCCTTCCAAAAAAACGGTTAACCTTAGTGAAGGTGTATATAGCCAGCGCAATGCAGCAGCAGCTGCCGTCTCTGCCCACGAGGTAGGACACGCGGTGCAACATGCAAAGGCCTATGATTGGTTACAAATGAGGAGTAAGCTTGTGCCGGTAGTGAGTGTAGCCTCCAAATTTTCACAATGGGCTATTATGGGTGGTTTGATCCTTATGACAATGGTATCTGTAGGTGTTGGACAAACTGTCCTGCTTATAGGAATCATATTATATGGTATGGGGACGCTCTTTAGTTTTGTGACCCTACCTGTAGAATATGATGCGAGTAAAAGAGCACTGGTTTGGTTGGAGAATGAGAATATGCTTACAGCACAGGAACATGAAGCTGCAGAGGATTCCCTAAAATGGGCCGCACGTACTTATGTAGTGGCGGCAGTTGGTTCCCTTGCGACTCTTTTATACTTTATTAGTATATACCTGGGAAGGGATTAATATCCCTGGATGAAATAAAAAAATGGGCGGTTGAAAAACCGCCCATTTTTTTTGCTTTTAAGTATTATTACGGCTGGTCCTCCCTAATTCCGGGAATCCTTTCATCGATAAATTTTAATGCCATTCCCTCTGTTCCCATAAGGTCAAACAGCTCAAGTGCTCTCCTAAAGGTTTGCTCTTCTTCCATTTGTTCCTTTACGAACCACTGTAGGAAATACTCAGATGTTAGGTCCTGTACCTTTCTACACTTGAGAACTATGTTATGAATGGATTTGGTGATGGCAATCTCCTGGTCTAATGCGTTTTCAAAGATCTCCTCAAGAGAGTTATAATCGTGTGAGATATTAGAAACTTCAGGTGAGTAAGCCGTACCTCCATTGTCATTTATGAAGTGGAAGATCCTCATCATGTGCTCCCTTTCTTCCTGGGATTGCTCATAGAAGAATTTCGCACTGTTTATGAGTCCGTTTTGATCGCACCAGGATGCCATCGCCAGATATACCGATGATGAATGTGCTTCTTTTTTTATCTGTTCATTCAGCAGGTCCATGATATCCACATGGAGGCTGAGTTTTTGTCTTACCAGGTCTTTCATTTCTTTTTTTTTAAAGTTAAACAAATTTGAAGAAGGCGCACAAATATGCCCTTAATTTAGAAATAGTCTTGGTAAGCTTACAGGAGAGTTTGATGTGGTTACAAATAGAAGGCTAGGTGGTAACCAGGGAATTTAACTCCAGCATTGCAAAAGTGCCACGCACAGATTCTTTAAGATCTACAGTTTCCAGGGTGTTGAAGATGAACATATGTTCCCGGTTGCATAACATTAGGATCTCCATCCCGTGGGGATTAGTTCCATCAAAATGAGAATCAAGATCTATTTTTCTAACCTGCTGTCGAAGGGCCAGTAACTGGCAAAAGCTAAGTTTTACAACCTTATGGCCAAAATCAAAATAAAAGCACCGTCCGCGATCAGACTGATAGGAGGTGAAGAATTGAGACTGGTGAAGTAATTTCATTTCGGGGACAAAAATATTTCTTATTTAGAATTAATCCAAATATTTATACTTTAATTTGTCGCTGAATTTGTTGATTAAGGGAAATAAATGTCTCAGTCCTTGATACGCCTTCTATGGCCTGGATATTTTTGTTTAGCACATTCATAAGATGTTCATTATCGCGGCATAGGATCTTCAGGAAAATTGACCAGTTTCCTGTGGTATAATGACATTCCAAAACTTCGGGGATCTCGTTTAATTTCTTCACCGCCTGCGGGTTGCTTACAGCCTTGTCGAGATATACTCCTACAAAAGCAAGGGTGGTATATCCAAGTATCCTTGGGTTTATCATTAGCTTGGAGCCCTCGATCAATCCCGC
Protein-coding sequences here:
- a CDS encoding ferritin; its protein translation is MKDLVRQKLSLHVDIMDLLNEQIKKEAHSSSVYLAMASWCDQNGLINSAKFFYEQSQEEREHMMRIFHFINDNGGTAYSPEVSNISHDYNSLEEIFENALDQEIAITKSIHNIVLKCRKVQDLTSEYFLQWFVKEQMEEEQTFRRALELFDLMGTEGMALKFIDERIPGIREDQP
- a CDS encoding Lrp/AsnC ligand binding domain-containing protein; the encoded protein is MKIVDEKVSIDGIDKTILNYLMEDARKPILEIARSIGISGAAIHQRLRKLEKAGLIEGSKLMINPRILGYTTLAFVGVYLDKAVSNPQAVKKLNEIPEVLECHYTTGNWSIFLKILCRDNEHLMNVLNKNIQAIEGVSRTETFISLNQQIQRQIKV
- a CDS encoding zinc metallopeptidase codes for the protein MLGYYVIAGLIFIVSLYVSNKLKSKFKKYSQVHLQNGLSGKEIAEKMLRDNGITDVKVISTPGMLTDHYDPSKKTVNLSEGVYSQRNAAAAAVSAHEVGHAVQHAKAYDWLQMRSKLVPVVSVASKFSQWAIMGGLILMTMVSVGVGQTVLLIGIILYGMGTLFSFVTLPVEYDASKRALVWLENENMLTAQEHEAAEDSLKWAARTYVVAAVGSLATLLYFISIYLGRD